The Undibacterium cyanobacteriorum genomic sequence GCGTGACAAACAAAGAAAAATCGCCGATGCCTGCTACGAAGAAAGAAAGAAACTCAAAAGCTTGTTAGTCGAAGGCCCATACGAAACGGGGAAGGATCGCGATGGCAATCCTACCTTCATGGATGAGCAAACCCGTCAGGAAAAAATTAAGGCGCTCAACGAAAAACTCAAACAGTGCCCGGCAGAGTGATGCCACGGCGTGATGCATCGATAAAAGGGCACCGATCAACCCAACGGTTTGCAGAAAAAGGGCTTTTATGATGTAATTGCACCTCAGTTGCATTTAATCGCCCTTCTGAGGTTCAAAATTCATTCCACACTTATTTCGATACTCTTCACCACCGCAATCGCTGGCGTGTTGAGTATTAGTCTTGCTGCGATATTTTCCTTTTCAATGCTGTCAAAACTGGTCGAACGCATGGTCAGTTTTTCGGTAGGCGTCATGCTATCGACTTCCCTCTTGCATGCCCTGCCCCGAGCCTTCGAATCCGGCGCCGATGTGCGTTCCTTGTTTGCTTGTTTACTGGCAGGCTTGCTAGGCTTTTTCTTGCTCGAGAAATTCGCGATTTTGCGCCATTCCCATCATCACGAGGGCGACGGCCATCATCATGAGCATGGTCATGACGCCCACGAAGCGGGCAAAGCCGGGTGGATGATTTTGATTGGTGACGGTATGCATAACTTCACCGATGGGATCTTGATTGCAGCCGCTTTTTTGGCCGATCCCAATTTAGGTATGGTGACAGCTTTGGCCATCATCGCCCATGAAATTCCCCAAGAAGTCGGTGACTTTATCGTCTTACTCAATGCAGGTTTTTCACGCTTGCGCGCTTACGTCTACAACCTCCTGTGCAGCTTGATGGCTGTGCTCGGTGGCGTACTCGGTTATTTCACGCTCGACAAAGCCAGCTCACTGATTCCCTATGTTTTGGTACTGGCTTCATCAGGTTTCATCTACATTGCGGTCAGTGATTTAATGCCGCAAATGCAGCGTCGGGCGACCTTGAAAGAAACCATACCACAGATCATTTTGGTTTGCTGCGGCGTCTTACTCGTGTTGTTCGTCACCCAACATCATCACGACTAAAATCAGTCTTGGAATCTAGGCGTCCGAATTACTGGTCGCTACTGGCCGCGTTGGATCAGCACACCACTCACTCCAAGAGCCTGGATACAATGCTGCCCCCGACAAACCAGCGATTTCCAGAGCCAAGAGATTATGGCAGGCAGTGATGCCGGAGCCGCATTGCATAATCGCTTGCGATGGTTCTGTGAATTTCTGTGACCATTCTGCCCGCAACTCTGTCGCGCTTTTAAAACGCCCATCGGCTTGTAAATTGTCTTTAAAAAACCGATTCACTGCGCCAGGAATATGGCCGCCGACAGGATCGATGGTTTCATTCTCACCGCGGAAGCGATCTGCCGCACGTGCATCAACCACTTGCAAGCGCTGACTAGCAGGCGATGAAAGATTGGCTAAAACTTGCTGGACATCGACTTGACGGGTCAATGCGGCACGTACTGAAATACTGCCTTGCGCCGGTGTCGGGATTGCAGTATCGATCGCAAAACCTGCTGCGGTCCAAGCACCGAGACCACCGTCCAAGACGGCCACATTCGCATGCCCGATCGAACGCAACAACCACCATAAACGTGCGGCAAACATGCCACCATGCGCATCGTAGACAATCACTTGGGTGTCGTTGTGGATGCCCCATCGACGCAAATTTTGAATCAAATCATCTTGGTTCGGTAAGGGATGGCGGCCGCGAAATTGTCCATCCGCGCCCGCTTTTGAACCCGATAAATCCTGATCGAGATTGGCAAACACGGCACCTGCAATATGTCCTTCTTGGTACGCCTTCGTGCCAAAATTCGCATCCATCAAATCATGGCGACAATCAACCACGACCAGACTTTCCTGTCCTAACAAAGACTGCAATTCAGTGGCGTAGATAATGGTGTTGTACAAACGATGGCCCATGCTGTCCTCTCAAATGGCTCTCAATTATTCTTTAAGTAAATTGTCCTACCCAATCCGCTGCAAAAGACTCATGCCGCTTTCGCGGTTGAATTCTCATCAGCGGTATTCGATTGACTATTAAAATTCGATGCAATCATGCCGCTCGCCAGAATCACCGCAATGCCGCACCAACTGATCCAGCTTAGGCTCAGATTCCAAATCCATATATCGAAGGCGGTGGTGAACACGATGCCGACATATTGCAAATTCGCCGCCACTAAGGGATTCCCCAAACGATAGGCGCGCGTCATGAAGATCTGTGCAATGGTGGCAAATAATCCCACGCCAAGCAAGAGCAGAACCCCATTCAACTGGAAAAGATGATGCGACTGGTGCGCCGCGGCTTGCGAAACACTGAACTTATCAAAAGCAGCAAGCTGGCCGACCACGCCCATCACCGTACTCACAAACGAAAAATAAAAGACGACGCGATATTCAGGCTCACCCGCCACACCCATTTGTCGTACTTGTAGATACGCCAGCGCAGCGATAAACCCAGAACACAAGGCGACTAAACTATCTGGTACTTGTTCAGGTGTAATGGTCGGTTGCAAGAGCATCACCACGCCGACGAAACCTAACACAATCGCCGCCGCCAAGCTCGGTGGCAAATGCACGACTTGCTTGCCGCGATTCTTCCACCAAGAAGTCACAAACAGGATCACAGCAACCCAAATCGAAGACATGTAGCTGAGCGTAATCGACAAGGACAAAGGCAGATGCGCGATCGAATAAAACCACAGCCACAAGGAAGTCACGCCGAAGATGCCGCGCCACATATGGCTCTTTACCATCGAAGTTTTGAAAGTACCGCCGTGCAGATACACCAGCCCTAATAAAAAAAAGACGCCGACACCACCACGGACCGTGACGATTTCAGATGTGGTGTAGGTGCTCGATGCCAGCTTGACGAAAACGCCCATCACTGAGAACAAAAACGTTGCGGCTAACATCCATAAAGCTTGCATGAAGACGATCCCTGTTTCTGACGACCTTTAGGAGCCCTAATGCATCTAGGCTCCCAACCAACATCCATCGAACTATGTCGATGTACAAAAAAGAACGCCGGAAATCCAAGCTGGAATTTCCGGCGTTACTGTTATTTTACTGTGATTCGACCAAACTCACTCGGCGTCCTCAAAACTGCATTTGCCGACGATACCATTCATGGAAGTGCTGCATGCCATCTTCCATCGGCGATTGATAAGGTCCGACTTCACTTTGCCCTCGTTCGAATAAAGCTTTACGACCTGCATCCATACGCATACCGATTTCATCGTCTTCGATACAGGTTTCCATGTACGCAGCACGTTCGGCTTCAACGAATTCACGCTCGAACAAAACGATTTCTTCTGGGTAGTAGAACTCAACCACGTTCTTGGTTTTACCTGTCGCGGTTGGCCACAAGGTGGAAACCACCAACACGTGCGGATACCATTCAACCATGATGTTTGGATACAAGGTCAACCAAATCGCGCCGTATTTGGGAGGTTCGCCGCCGCGATATTTCAAGACTTGTTCTTGCCAAGCTTTGTACTTCGCCGAGCCGGACTTCTGCAGACCTTTGTGAACGCCAACAGTTTGTACGCTGTAGTCTTCACCGAACTCCCAACGTAAATCATCGCAGGTCACGAAACTACCGAGGCCAGGATGGAAAGGTTCGACGTGATAGTCTTCGAGATAGACTTCAATGAAGGTTTTCCAGTTGTAATCGCATTCGTGCACTTCCACATGGTCGAGCATGTAACCAGTGAAATCGAGATCCTTGGTGACCGACAACTTCGCCATTTTTTCCATGACGTTGTAGCCATTTTGCTCGAACAACAGACCATTCCAGTTCTGCAATGGTGTGCGGGATAGATTCAAGCAAGGCGTGTCAGCGAAATGCGGCGCACCGATCAATTCACCTTTGAGGTCGTAGGTCCAGCGATGTAATGGGCAGACAATTTGTTTCGCGTTGCCGCGACCATTGGTGCCGGGACCACCAAACATCAATGCTTGACGATGACGGCACACATTCGACAAAAGTTCGATGCCGCTGGCGCTACGCACCAGCATACGGCCCTCGTTTTCAGAAGCCAAGGTCGCATAGTCGCCATTATTCGGCACCATGAGCTCATGGCCGACGTAACGAGGACCCGCTTGAAATAATTGTTTGATCTCACGCTCTAATAAGCTTTGATCAAAGTAAACATGAACCGGAAGTTGCGCGTCAGAACGCGCCAGTGTAGACAAAGAAGCCAGATCGGACATCCCCACCCCCAAATTAATTTGCACCAACCTAAGAGAGAAAGAATCCACAAACACCTCTTTTCGAACTCTAACTACGAGCCGAAAACCAAAACAAGAGACTAAGAGGCACTTGATGAGGAAATTTTGGACAGAACACGAGATTATACCCGAAGTCTGGGCTAAGGTCTTGTTTTACTTATGTTTTGCGGGGGTTTTGCGGGGCAGGTAGCGATAGCTTTGCAGTAAATCAAGGCTGTTTTACTTCACTTTCTACTGGTGCCCCAGATTTAACATGAGTGAAAAATTACATTAAATTCTAGGCAAAAGAATCTTATTCTCGAAACAAATGCGTGAAATTACGGCTGACCATGAGTTTTTCAGGGTGCCCTTTCAATATAACTTGCATACGTTCCGCATCGACTCGCTCTGCCGCCGCGATGTATTCGACGTTGACTACCGATGATCGATGAATCTGCCAAAACTTGTCTTCATCTAAATTGTCGAGCAAGTCCTTCAGCGCGGTCCGCAACAATGCTTCCGAGTCTGCTAGCACCACGCGCGTGTATTTGGTATCAGACTGCAAGAAAATTATATCGTCGACATTAATCAAACGAATTTGTTTGCCAACGCTTGCCTTAATCCATTTTAGTTTTTCGGTTTTCTTAGGTACTTCCGTCGCTAGTCCCAATTGCTTGAGCAAGGCCGTCAAATCGGTCGGCACTGTTTGCAATTTCTCTTGCAAACGTTCAATCGCCAATTGCAAGCGATCCTCTTCAACCGGCTTCAATACATAATCCACGGCTCCAGAATTGAAGGCATCAATCGCATATTGGTCGTAGGCGGTAATGAAAACCACATGTGCTTGTCGACCTATTTTACGTGCCACTTCGAGACCGGATAGTCCTGGCATACGGATATCGAGAAACACCACATCGGGTTCGAATTCCAAGAACCCATCCCAGGCATCATTACCATTCTCAGCGACCTTGACCAGCTCGGCACTCGGCCAGAGTTTGCTCAATTGCGCCAAGAGACGCTCACGCATCAGTGGTTCGTCTTCCGCAACCAAGATCTTTACTTTGTTATGACTCTTCATGCTTTCACTTTCAAATTTAAACTCGTGTGTTTTTAGTAGGCAAACTTGTCGAAATTCTGCTTTCGCCAAGACCTCATCAGCTGCTCTCTGAAGGCGCCAAAGAATCAAGCGGTAAGGGAATCTTCACCTCGGCCATCACGCCTCCGTCGGCATGCTCATACAAATCCAGCGTCGAATTTTCGCCATACATCAAGCGCAGTCGCTCACGTACATTTTCGAGACCAACTCCTTGTCCTGGTTTTTCGCTTAAGCCAATGCCGGTATCACGCACATAAATACCCAAGCGATCTCCCACTACTTCGGTAAAGATCGCAATTCCCCCTCCACTAAGACTTGGTTCTAAACCATGCTTAATCGCATTCTCGACTAAGGTGAGTAAGGCCATGCTCGGTACTGCCATATTCTCAAACTCGGGAGCCGGGGTGATCGAAATTTGGAGTCGTGCCCCCATCCTCACCTTCATCACTTCCAGATAGGCCCGTATCATCTCGAATTCCTGTGCCAGACTCACTGCCTCGGCACGTATCATTTGCGTACTCGAACGTAGAAAGGCAATCAAATTTTTAGTCAGCATCGCCGCTTCAGGTGCCTTTCCTTCCGCTAACTGCTGCACTGCGCCTAGCGTGTTAAATAAAAAATGTGGTTCGATTTGTGCCCGCAACAAACGCAGCTCTGCTTTGGATTGTTGCTCGGCATGACGCGCTTTTTCTGCATCAAGCGCGAGCTGGGCGGCACGTGTTTCAAAAGCTTGGTTACGCCAAGTAGCGACCACGCCAATCAAAAACACATAGGTACCGGCAAAGGCCAACACGGCCCAAAAAAGACCCGGTGCAATTTCCCGGATACGATCGAGCCCAGAATTGCGGGAAAATAACACAGCAGCACCTGCACCACTAAGCATACCTAATCCCGTATATGCAAAAAGCTTCAAGAGCGTGCGCCACAAAGATCGATTAATTTTGCGGTAATTAAACCAAACGCCGATTAAGGAGGTGATCAAAGCCCAGCCAACAAAAACCGTGGTTCCTAATAACACATAGGGATTGTGAGCAGGCTTGAAATAGGCGATCACGATACCAATCAGCGAAAACAATAAGCTCAGTTTGAGAACGCTTCGCCAAAAATAAGCGCCCCGATATTTCAAACTGAATTCACGCAGCTGCATTCTTTCGATTTCTGATAACTGCGCGATTTGTCGAGCAAATTTTCGGCGATATCCCAGCTTCGTGGTTTCCGCCAGCTCCGGCCGTTGCAACACCGCCAGCATTTCTTCATCCCACTCTCGATACCACTGTCGAGCAGCGGTCCATCCGGTAAAGACTTTCATGACATCGCTCCTATTTCTCACGGATGGGAATATAAAGAAGTTTCCATTGGAAAGCGATAGCCTTGGGGCTTAAGTACGAAACTGCGGGTATGAAATACGAGAGCGCGTCGGCAACAATGGTGCATTTGGCTATGAATGAATCGCTTGGGAGCGATGTACTCCCAAGCGTTTACGTTGGTACGAATGACGAAAGCTTGAGCCGCTTAGAAGATCTGCATATCAGCGCCATTAATCCCAACCAAAGAGATCGCCTTGCTGATATCAGTCGGTGTCACAGCCGCTGCGATCTCCATGCCATGGCGGATAGCATCTTCTGGCAAGGTATAGCCTAAACCCCAATCGATAGAAAAGGTTTTTGCGACCACAATTTTATTATCCAACAGATCTGCCACCCAGCCCCAAGTTTTGTCACCTTTGAAGCTATGGGCAGCGTCTAACATCGTTGAAACTAAAGAACCACGCGAGGCTTTACCGCTGCTGAGTTCATTATTCCAATAATTGACACCCTCCGCATCACCGCCATCAGCACGGCCCAAAACATTGCGATAAACGACGCGAATAAAGTCAATATTGGTCATAGTCGAGCTGAAGCCCGTCAAATCCGAAAACATCACCCCAGCGCCGTAAAAAATGTCTGCGATTTGATAAATCGATTTTCCTGCTTTGCTTTCGCTAATCCAATACGCCATACCATCGGCATCTGGAACGCGGTTGAAGAAAGCTACATACAATTCCATAAGTCTTTGCACAGTAGCAGTTGGCGCTGATGCCGCTAAGCCTTGCACTAGCAAATTCACATTGATGTCGCTGAACTGCAGTTTTTCGACATGCGACAGAGTATCAATACCTTCGCTACCAGTTTTCGCTACTACGGTGTAATTTCCCGCATTCAAACTGAGTCGATAATCGGCCAGTTTTCCCGCATAAATCGCAGTATCAATTCCAGCGCCACCTTCAATGACATCATTCCCACCCGCGCCTGTGATCGTGTCATCACCGGCCATGGCATTAATCAAATCATTGGTAAGGCCGCCATTGATATTGTCATTATTAGCGGTACCATTAATCACTTCTGTGCCCACCGCCACATCGACAAACACCGTGTATTGATTACTGTGACCAGCATCATCTGAAATTGAATAAGTAAAGCTGTCACCAACTTCCGCACCAGGGGCCGCGAAATAAGTGAAGTCACCGTTCGCATTGACCGTTGCTGTTCCATACTTTGGTGCTGCAACGAGCGCATACTTCGCAACGCCATCAGCTAAATCATTAGCAGCAGGGAGAGTGGAGTTGACGGTGCTCCCGAGATCGACCGCAACTTCAAGATCAGAACCGAGGGCGACGTACGATAGATCGAAAGCTTTATCAGCAAACTGTAGCTTTTCAATGCTGAGTATGGTATCGAATCCGGCACTACCATCGCGCGCAGCGATATAAAACTTGCCGAAGGAACTTGAAATAAAATAGTTATTACGAGGTCCCGTAAATATCGCCGTATCGACACCACCCGCGCCATCGATCCAATCGTTACCGTCACCACCTGTAATTTTATTGTTGACGTCATTGCCCAACAAATAATCATCCAGCGCGGAACCCTTGAGGTCTTCGATCACAGTCCCGACTGCAATTGACAAATTATTGACCGCTGGAATTCCATTGGCAGTCACAC encodes the following:
- a CDS encoding LytR/AlgR family response regulator transcription factor, encoding MKSHNKVKILVAEDEPLMRERLLAQLSKLWPSAELVKVAENGNDAWDGFLEFEPDVVFLDIRMPGLSGLEVARKIGRQAHVVFITAYDQYAIDAFNSGAVDYVLKPVEEDRLQLAIERLQEKLQTVPTDLTALLKQLGLATEVPKKTEKLKWIKASVGKQIRLINVDDIIFLQSDTKYTRVVLADSEALLRTALKDLLDNLDEDKFWQIHRSSVVNVEYIAAAERVDAERMQVILKGHPEKLMVSRNFTHLFRE
- a CDS encoding sulfurtransferase; translation: MGHRLYNTIIYATELQSLLGQESLVVVDCRHDLMDANFGTKAYQEGHIAGAVFANLDQDLSGSKAGADGQFRGRHPLPNQDDLIQNLRRWGIHNDTQVIVYDAHGGMFAARLWWLLRSIGHANVAVLDGGLGAWTAAGFAIDTAIPTPAQGSISVRAALTRQVDVQQVLANLSSPASQRLQVVDARAADRFRGENETIDPVGGHIPGAVNRFFKDNLQADGRFKSATELRAEWSQKFTEPSQAIMQCGSGITACHNLLALEIAGLSGAALYPGSWSEWCADPTRPVATSNSDA
- a CDS encoding DMT family transporter, yielding MQALWMLAATFLFSVMGVFVKLASSTYTTSEIVTVRGGVGVFFLLGLVYLHGGTFKTSMVKSHMWRGIFGVTSLWLWFYSIAHLPLSLSITLSYMSSIWVAVILFVTSWWKNRGKQVVHLPPSLAAAIVLGFVGVVMLLQPTITPEQVPDSLVALCSGFIAALAYLQVRQMGVAGEPEYRVVFYFSFVSTVMGVVGQLAAFDKFSVSQAAAHQSHHLFQLNGVLLLLGVGLFATIAQIFMTRAYRLGNPLVAANLQYVGIVFTTAFDIWIWNLSLSWISWCGIAVILASGMIASNFNSQSNTADENSTAKAA
- a CDS encoding aromatic ring-hydroxylating oxygenase subunit alpha, which translates into the protein MSDLASLSTLARSDAQLPVHVYFDQSLLEREIKQLFQAGPRYVGHELMVPNNGDYATLASENEGRMLVRSASGIELLSNVCRHRQALMFGGPGTNGRGNAKQIVCPLHRWTYDLKGELIGAPHFADTPCLNLSRTPLQNWNGLLFEQNGYNVMEKMAKLSVTKDLDFTGYMLDHVEVHECDYNWKTFIEVYLEDYHVEPFHPGLGSFVTCDDLRWEFGEDYSVQTVGVHKGLQKSGSAKYKAWQEQVLKYRGGEPPKYGAIWLTLYPNIMVEWYPHVLVVSTLWPTATGKTKNVVEFYYPEEIVLFEREFVEAERAAYMETCIEDDEIGMRMDAGRKALFERGQSEVGPYQSPMEDGMQHFHEWYRRQMQF
- a CDS encoding sensor histidine kinase encodes the protein MKVFTGWTAARQWYREWDEEMLAVLQRPELAETTKLGYRRKFARQIAQLSEIERMQLREFSLKYRGAYFWRSVLKLSLLFSLIGIVIAYFKPAHNPYVLLGTTVFVGWALITSLIGVWFNYRKINRSLWRTLLKLFAYTGLGMLSGAGAAVLFSRNSGLDRIREIAPGLFWAVLAFAGTYVFLIGVVATWRNQAFETRAAQLALDAEKARHAEQQSKAELRLLRAQIEPHFLFNTLGAVQQLAEGKAPEAAMLTKNLIAFLRSSTQMIRAEAVSLAQEFEMIRAYLEVMKVRMGARLQISITPAPEFENMAVPSMALLTLVENAIKHGLEPSLSGGGIAIFTEVVGDRLGIYVRDTGIGLSEKPGQGVGLENVRERLRLMYGENSTLDLYEHADGGVMAEVKIPLPLDSLAPSESS
- a CDS encoding ZIP family metal transporter codes for the protein MLSISLAAIFSFSMLSKLVERMVSFSVGVMLSTSLLHALPRAFESGADVRSLFACLLAGLLGFFLLEKFAILRHSHHHEGDGHHHEHGHDAHEAGKAGWMILIGDGMHNFTDGILIAAAFLADPNLGMVTALAIIAHEIPQEVGDFIVLLNAGFSRLRAYVYNLLCSLMAVLGGVLGYFTLDKASSLIPYVLVLASSGFIYIAVSDLMPQMQRRATLKETIPQIILVCCGVLLVLFVTQHHHD
- a CDS encoding DUF4214 domain-containing protein, with product MPDLYLTTANDDYSQTEAHKNIDVNVFGLEGDDKIQIYGGNAIGGKGNDTLQIIPIATEPWRQVIAAYWDGAPGKVVVDLQAGWALDGWGTRDTLIGVEAAAGGGGETELYGSANSNNFWVGGYNKSIVDGRDGFDVLNLPWFTSTPAAWSDFTVKVSIDGKSAQITATQSPSFNISLTNVEALSIWDGNVSSQKSLSDFVTVQSLAESGLVQGDANRWNASKALGTAVEVSFSFVLQAPASGVGASQFRSFSVAEKEVVRKIFTDLSALTGLSFKEVDETSGQTGSIRFGVSQQTASKGTSYFPGEAGDAAGDVWMDIESMLALTPGTEGYAALLHEIGHALGLRHPSNIDANDHYAQEILPAFNQTAYTVMSQNYSSDGLFPSTWGTMDLAALRYLYGSRSVNVGNTTISLGDGQSNSQTSIVDDGGVDLLDASASKVGVSIDLQPGHLSSFGVTANGIPAVNNLSIAVGTVIEDLKGSALDDYLLGNDVNNKITGGDGNDWIDGAGGVDTAIFTGPRNNYFISSSFGKFYIAARDGSAGFDTILSIEKLQFADKAFDLSYVALGSDLEVAVDLGSTVNSTLPAANDLADGVAKYALVAAPKYGTATVNANGDFTYFAAPGAEVGDSFTYSISDDAGHSNQYTVFVDVAVGTEVINGTANNDNINGGLTNDLINAMAGDDTITGAGGNDVIEGGAGIDTAIYAGKLADYRLSLNAGNYTVVAKTGSEGIDTLSHVEKLQFSDINVNLLVQGLAASAPTATVQRLMELYVAFFNRVPDADGMAYWISESKAGKSIYQIADIFYGAGVMFSDLTGFSSTMTNIDFIRVVYRNVLGRADGGDAEGVNYWNNELSSGKASRGSLVSTMLDAAHSFKGDKTWGWVADLLDNKIVVAKTFSIDWGLGYTLPEDAIRHGMEIAAAVTPTDISKAISLVGINGADMQIF